A single Sphingomonas kaistensis DNA region contains:
- a CDS encoding biopolymer transporter ExbD, with protein MQTTSNNSEGEPMMEMNTTPLIDVMLVLIIMLIITIPPQTHAVKLDLPQGDSPQQEIIDPVKNKIVVTQGNAILWNGAPVNQVQLRQYLDITQQMNPVPELHLQPEPEAKYDLVDQVLVVTKQANVSKMGFVGNEAYGKAF; from the coding sequence ATGCAGACGACTTCGAATAACTCCGAAGGCGAACCGATGATGGAGATGAATACCACTCCGCTCATCGACGTCATGCTGGTGCTGATCATCATGCTGATCATCACCATCCCGCCGCAGACCCACGCCGTGAAGCTTGACCTCCCGCAAGGCGACAGCCCGCAGCAGGAGATCATTGATCCGGTCAAGAACAAGATCGTGGTGACCCAGGGCAACGCCATTTTGTGGAACGGCGCCCCGGTGAACCAGGTCCAGCTGCGGCAGTATCTCGACATCACGCAGCAGATGAACCCGGTCCCCGAACTGCACCTGCAGCCCGAACCGGAAGCCAAGTACGACCTCGTCGACCAGGTGCTGGTCGTGACCAAGCAGGCCAACGTGTCCAAGATGGGCTTCGTCGGCAACGAGGCCTACGGCAAGGCGTTCTGA
- a CDS encoding biopolymer transporter ExbD: MAMSVGKEDGDDVPMSDINTTPLVDVMLVLLIIFLIAVPVVVETVPIALPATAYEARETKPENVELTVRGGPGGTCEVYWGMTPIDSQTLLDRSVKSLEDAIAKVGGAENLTDDTMPEAHIRGDVNTPYKCIGGTIFTMQRAGFARVGFVSEPPAGTGVTRL, from the coding sequence ATGGCAATGAGTGTCGGCAAGGAAGACGGCGACGACGTCCCGATGTCCGACATCAACACCACGCCCCTCGTGGACGTGATGCTGGTGCTCCTGATCATCTTCCTCATCGCGGTTCCGGTCGTGGTGGAAACCGTTCCGATCGCGCTTCCGGCCACCGCCTATGAAGCCCGCGAGACCAAGCCCGAAAACGTCGAGCTCACCGTTCGCGGTGGTCCGGGCGGGACCTGCGAAGTCTATTGGGGTATGACCCCGATCGACAGCCAGACCCTGCTCGATCGCTCGGTCAAGTCGCTCGAGGACGCCATCGCCAAGGTCGGCGGCGCGGAAAACCTCACCGACGATACCATGCCGGAAGCGCATATTCGTGGTGACGTGAACACGCCGTACAAGTGCATCGGCGGTACCATCTTCACCATGCAGCGGGCCGGTTTTGCCCGTGTCGGCTTCGTGTCGGAGCCGCCCGCCGGCACCGGCGTGACGCGGCTGTAA
- a CDS encoding MotA/TolQ/ExbB proton channel family protein, whose product MAAAAAAPAGENPYGLMQALNEGGIISWATFVILVAMSIGTFYILFTKFFEQQKIISQGNKVRASFWNSPNLKDASSKLDAKSAYRAIVDDTLIAQEQHGKLTNPVDQHDWMANSLARSQGGIGARLGEGLAFLATVGSTSPFIGLFGTVVGIYRALIKIGASGQASISTVAGPVGEALIMTALGLVVAVPAVLAYNWLIRRNKSIMEDLAAFTNDLHGYVMSEGKVKPQMVSAAAPNAGSASVAKGAQTRTAAAPTPAGTPPLTAGQTSTGQQAGGTGTSTLDRR is encoded by the coding sequence ATGGCCGCCGCGGCCGCCGCTCCGGCGGGTGAAAACCCCTACGGCCTGATGCAGGCGCTGAATGAGGGTGGCATCATCTCCTGGGCCACCTTCGTGATCCTGGTCGCCATGTCGATTGGCACCTTCTACATCCTGTTCACCAAGTTCTTCGAACAGCAGAAGATCATCAGCCAGGGCAACAAGGTCCGGGCCAGCTTCTGGAACTCGCCGAACCTCAAGGACGCTTCGAGCAAGCTCGACGCCAAGAGCGCCTACCGCGCGATCGTTGACGACACGCTCATCGCCCAGGAGCAGCACGGCAAGCTGACCAACCCGGTCGACCAGCATGACTGGATGGCCAACAGCCTCGCCCGTTCGCAGGGCGGCATCGGCGCCCGTCTCGGTGAAGGCCTCGCCTTCCTCGCGACCGTCGGTTCGACCTCGCCGTTCATCGGTCTGTTCGGTACCGTCGTCGGCATCTACCGCGCCCTGATCAAGATCGGTGCGTCGGGCCAGGCCTCGATCAGCACCGTCGCCGGTCCGGTTGGTGAAGCGCTCATCATGACCGCGCTCGGCCTCGTCGTCGCGGTTCCGGCCGTGCTTGCCTACAACTGGCTGATCCGTCGCAACAAGTCGATCATGGAAGATCTGGCCGCCTTCACCAACGACCTGCACGGCTACGTCATGTCGGAGGGCAAGGTTAAGCCGCAGATGGTTTCGGCCGCTGCTCCGAATGCCGGTTCGGCCTCGGTCGCCAAGGGCGCCCAGACCCGCACCGCCGCCGCTCCGACCCCGGCCGGCACCCCGCCGCTGACCGCCGGTCAGACCTCGACCGGCCAGCAGGCTGGCGGCACCGGCACCAGCACGCTGGATCGCCGCTAA
- a CDS encoding TonB family protein: protein MSYANRRQMSGNRTVSIVIVALLHVLLGYAIITGLAYNVVKKAAEDLKTFDVEEEPPPPPEEPPPPPEKQVEAPPPPVVSPPPLVRTNTPPPPVSTVNVAPPPVITPTAPPAPPAPPAPPPPPPPPAPVKVQPAKARANLTSYFSDDDYPQDAIRNEQQGTTGFRLDIGPDGRVTNCTVTSSSGSSSLDSTTCRLLRSRARFTPATDSSGAKTSDSYSSRIVWRLPAD, encoded by the coding sequence ATGTCTTACGCCAATCGCAGGCAGATGAGCGGGAACAGGACGGTTTCGATCGTCATTGTCGCCTTGCTGCATGTGCTGCTCGGATATGCGATCATCACCGGCCTCGCGTACAATGTCGTGAAAAAAGCCGCTGAAGATCTGAAGACCTTCGACGTCGAGGAGGAGCCACCGCCCCCTCCCGAGGAACCCCCACCCCCGCCCGAGAAGCAGGTCGAGGCTCCGCCGCCGCCGGTGGTGTCGCCGCCGCCGCTGGTGCGGACCAACACGCCGCCGCCGCCGGTCAGCACGGTGAATGTCGCGCCGCCGCCGGTAATCACGCCGACAGCGCCGCCGGCTCCGCCGGCTCCGCCCGCGCCGCCGCCCCCGCCACCGCCGCCCGCGCCGGTCAAGGTGCAGCCGGCCAAGGCCCGTGCGAACCTCACGTCCTATTTTTCGGATGACGATTATCCGCAGGACGCGATCCGCAACGAGCAGCAGGGTACCACCGGCTTCCGCCTGGATATCGGTCCTGATGGCCGCGTCACCAACTGCACGGTGACCAGCTCGTCGGGGTCCAGCTCGCTGGACAGCACGACCTGCCGCCTTCTTCGCAGCCGGGCCCGGTTTACCCCGGCGACCGACAGCAGCGGGGCCAAGACCAGCGATTCCTACAGCTCGCGCATCGTCTGGCGCCTGCCTGCGGACTGA
- a CDS encoding dihydroneopterin aldolase: protein MTDLAEFTPRLDGLIPPALAVRSAKIHLDSLAVMTDIGFHDFEIGTPQRLLISVEVWLDETAAPDGDLAAGAWNYDHLRLEIERIASSRRFNLQETVAREIYDWIAARAGVRALRVGTSKPDVYPNARGVGVEIASFSGAAP from the coding sequence ATGACCGACCTTGCCGAATTCACCCCCCGCCTCGACGGGCTGATCCCGCCCGCGCTGGCGGTGCGTTCCGCCAAGATCCATCTCGATTCCCTCGCGGTCATGACCGACATCGGCTTTCACGATTTCGAGATCGGGACACCGCAACGATTGCTGATCAGCGTCGAGGTCTGGCTGGACGAGACCGCGGCGCCCGACGGCGACCTCGCGGCGGGTGCGTGGAACTACGATCACCTCCGGCTGGAGATCGAGCGAATCGCTTCCTCCCGGCGATTCAACCTCCAGGAGACGGTTGCCCGCGAAATCTACGACTGGATTGCTGCGCGGGCTGGAGTGAGGGCGCTTCGTGTTGGCACGTCTAAGCCCGACGTCTATCCTAACGCCCGAGGAGTCGGCGTTGAAATCGCCAGCTTTTCCGGAGCTGCCCCGTAA
- a CDS encoding SDR family oxidoreductase, with protein sequence MNKVAIVTGAGKRVGRVLAEGLLADGWQVVAHVRRDDDEVPDGAIRAAADLAQGRQAAETILAACPAPPRLLVNNAARFAADTLENFSAEELAAHMAVNVAAPALLSAAFAAAGGEGDRLIVNILDAKLAAPNPDFLSYTLSKAALATLTDLSARALGGQSIRVNAIAPALMLLSEGQSADNFDATHAFNPLGRGVEPADVLRALQFLMDSPALTGETLTLDSGQRFWRLPRDVQFLEPKP encoded by the coding sequence ATGAACAAGGTCGCGATCGTTACCGGAGCGGGCAAACGGGTAGGGCGGGTGCTCGCCGAAGGACTGCTGGCCGACGGCTGGCAGGTGGTCGCCCATGTCCGTCGCGACGATGACGAGGTGCCGGACGGCGCGATCCGCGCCGCCGCCGATTTGGCGCAAGGGCGGCAGGCCGCCGAGACAATTCTGGCCGCCTGTCCAGCGCCGCCTCGGCTGCTGGTCAACAACGCCGCCCGCTTCGCCGCCGACACGCTTGAAAACTTCTCCGCCGAGGAGCTTGCGGCGCACATGGCGGTCAACGTCGCCGCGCCCGCTTTGCTTTCCGCCGCCTTCGCCGCCGCGGGCGGGGAAGGGGACCGGCTGATCGTCAACATTCTCGACGCCAAACTCGCCGCCCCCAATCCGGATTTCTTGAGCTACACGCTATCCAAGGCGGCCCTCGCCACGCTGACCGACCTCAGCGCCCGGGCGCTGGGCGGGCAGAGCATCCGCGTCAACGCGATCGCCCCGGCGCTGATGCTGTTGTCGGAAGGGCAGAGCGCCGACAATTTCGACGCGACCCATGCCTTCAATCCACTCGGTCGCGGGGTCGAGCCCGCCGATGTCCTGCGCGCCCTTCAATTCCTGATGGACTCGCCCGCGCTCACCGGCGAGACGCTCACCCTCGACAGCGGGCAGCGCTTCTGGCGGCTGCCGCGCGACGTGCAATTCCTGGAGCCCAAGCCCTGA
- a CDS encoding DUF1285 domain-containing protein produces the protein MPETRPPLEPAGRSLDEIAAAASARGGPPVDRWNPSHCGSSGMRIDREGRWFHEGKRIERDALVRLFASVLRREPDGRHVLVTPVEKLDIDVELAALRVTAMSHEGDGEARRIGFQLSDGGALIVGPAHPLRFVDGLPLVAVRHGIEASLERPVWYELAELALAADPPGVWSDGLFFSFPAS, from the coding sequence ATGCCCGAAACCCGTCCCCCGCTGGAACCTGCCGGGCGCAGCCTCGACGAGATCGCCGCCGCCGCCTCGGCGCGCGGCGGGCCGCCGGTGGATCGCTGGAACCCGTCGCATTGCGGCAGCAGCGGCATGCGGATCGACCGCGAGGGGCGCTGGTTTCACGAAGGCAAAAGGATCGAGCGCGACGCGCTGGTGCGTTTGTTCGCCTCGGTGCTGCGGCGCGAGCCCGACGGTCGGCATGTGCTGGTCACGCCGGTCGAGAAACTCGATATCGACGTCGAACTGGCGGCGCTCAGGGTCACTGCGATGAGCCACGAGGGTGACGGCGAAGCGCGGCGGATCGGCTTTCAGCTGAGCGATGGCGGCGCGCTGATCGTTGGGCCGGCGCATCCGTTGCGCTTCGTCGACGGGTTGCCCCTCGTCGCGGTGCGCCACGGGATCGAAGCCAGCCTCGAACGACCGGTGTGGTACGAGTTGGCCGAACTGGCGCTGGCCGCCGATCCGCCGGGCGTGTGGAGCGACGGCCTGTTCTTCTCCTTCCCCGCTTCGTGA
- a CDS encoding CoA pyrophosphatase — protein sequence MSLTERLRAALDRPAPPTLLAGDLLDGEEVTAAVPAAVLVAITRRAEPGVLLTVRREHMRTHAGQVAFPGGRVDPEDADIAAAALREAEEEIGLPRSAVSLWGSADPYRTVTGYRVVPVVGEVEPDLPLFAQEQEVADLFEAPLAFLLDPANQRRMSAEFRGARRHYYEIGWNGRRIWGATAAMLVNLTRRLEA from the coding sequence GTGAGCCTGACCGAGCGGCTGCGCGCCGCGCTCGACCGCCCTGCCCCGCCGACCCTGCTTGCCGGCGATCTCCTCGACGGCGAGGAGGTGACCGCTGCCGTGCCGGCGGCGGTGCTGGTGGCGATCACCCGGCGGGCGGAGCCGGGCGTGCTGCTGACGGTGCGCCGCGAGCATATGCGCACCCATGCCGGCCAGGTCGCCTTTCCGGGCGGCCGGGTCGATCCCGAAGATGCCGACATCGCCGCCGCCGCGCTGCGCGAGGCCGAGGAAGAGATCGGCCTGCCCCGCTCGGCCGTCTCCCTGTGGGGAAGCGCCGACCCCTATCGCACCGTCACCGGCTACCGCGTGGTGCCGGTGGTGGGCGAGGTCGAGCCCGATCTGCCGCTGTTCGCGCAGGAGCAGGAGGTCGCCGACCTGTTCGAGGCACCGCTTGCCTTTCTGCTCGACCCCGCCAATCAGCGCCGCATGTCTGCTGAGTTCCGCGGCGCGCGGCGCCATTATTACGAGATTGGCTGGAACGGCCGCCGGATCTGGGGCGCGACCGCGGCGATGCTGGTGAATCTGACCCGGCGGCTCGAGGCATGA
- a CDS encoding CCA tRNA nucleotidyltransferase has protein sequence MTDTAALRAIAERPGVAALFAALGPGNARLVGGAVRDGLLGAEVADVDAATTLSPYEVMRRCGAAGIRTIPTGIAHGTVTAVSKGETVEVTTLRADLATDGRHATVGFTDDWREDAARRDFTINALYFDPATGEVHDYFGGLDDLDARRVRFIGEPLQRIAEDHLRILRFFRFTARFGRGVDEAGLAACAARANDLMALSRERIADEWLKLLALPDPEATVRLMLEHGLLAPVLPEIAPDAHMRLEALIEAEAAAGIAPDPLRRFSALLPGDPLVAEKVAARLKLSNKARKRMASAASRDAGEQPRAMAYAIGVTEAQDRLLLAGKTAEASALEGWAPPRMPIGGGQLIARGITPGPLVAKTLKRIEQRWVADGFPADERLERLVADELDAAND, from the coding sequence ATGACGGACACCGCTGCCCTTCGCGCGATCGCCGAGCGGCCGGGCGTGGCGGCGTTGTTCGCGGCGCTTGGGCCTGGCAATGCGCGGCTGGTCGGCGGCGCGGTGCGCGACGGCTTGCTCGGAGCTGAGGTCGCCGATGTCGACGCCGCGACGACGCTCAGCCCGTACGAGGTGATGCGGCGCTGCGGCGCAGCGGGCATTCGCACCATCCCTACGGGTATCGCGCACGGCACCGTGACCGCGGTGAGCAAGGGCGAGACGGTGGAGGTCACCACGCTGCGCGCCGACCTCGCCACCGACGGGCGGCACGCGACGGTGGGGTTCACCGACGACTGGCGCGAGGACGCGGCGCGGCGCGATTTCACCATCAATGCGCTCTATTTCGATCCCGCGACCGGCGAGGTGCACGACTATTTCGGCGGCCTGGACGATCTCGACGCGCGGCGGGTGCGGTTCATCGGCGAGCCCCTGCAGCGGATCGCCGAAGATCACCTGCGCATCCTGCGCTTCTTCCGTTTCACGGCGCGCTTCGGGCGCGGGGTGGACGAGGCCGGCCTCGCCGCCTGCGCCGCGCGGGCCAATGACCTGATGGCACTGTCGCGGGAACGGATAGCCGATGAATGGCTGAAGCTGCTGGCCCTGCCGGATCCGGAGGCGACGGTGCGATTGATGCTGGAGCATGGCTTGCTTGCGCCAGTTCTGCCCGAGATCGCGCCGGATGCGCACATGCGGCTGGAAGCGCTGATAGAGGCGGAGGCGGCGGCGGGGATCGCCCCCGACCCGCTGCGGCGCTTTTCCGCGCTGCTTCCCGGCGACCCGCTGGTGGCGGAAAAGGTCGCGGCGCGGTTGAAGCTCAGCAACAAGGCCCGCAAGCGCATGGCGTCGGCCGCCAGCCGTGATGCCGGGGAGCAGCCGCGGGCGATGGCCTATGCGATCGGCGTGACCGAGGCGCAGGATCGCCTGTTGCTGGCGGGCAAGACCGCGGAGGCGAGCGCTCTCGAAGGCTGGGCACCGCCGCGGATGCCGATCGGCGGCGGCCAGTTGATCGCGCGGGGGATCACGCCGGGCCCGCTGGTGGCGAAAACGCTGAAGCGGATCGAGCAGCGTTGGGTGGCCGATGGCTTCCCCGCCGACGAGCGCTTGGAACGGCTGGTGGCCGACGAACTGGACGCCGCGAACGACTGA
- a CDS encoding LuxR C-terminal-related transcriptional regulator, whose product MGSGGAVQASIDDDRLVETVGYSPIATVLSNPRKADNPLEVANQAFCDLTGYAEGEILGRNCRFLSGLGTEPWLTERIRQGVRTRSSVLVDILNYKKDGTAFRNAVLVTPLFDGNGELNWFLGSQVELGNESTSVFIGRREKAVIAVNSLPPRQRQVLELIAKGLLNKQIAWELKISEKTVKMHRALLMERLGVPTSADLIRLAVEAGL is encoded by the coding sequence ATGGGAAGCGGAGGAGCTGTGCAGGCTTCGATTGATGACGATCGCCTTGTCGAGACGGTGGGATACAGTCCCATCGCAACCGTGTTGAGCAACCCTCGCAAGGCGGATAATCCATTGGAGGTGGCCAACCAGGCCTTTTGCGATCTCACCGGCTATGCCGAAGGAGAAATCCTGGGCCGCAATTGCCGCTTCCTGTCGGGCCTCGGAACCGAACCCTGGCTTACCGAACGCATCCGCCAGGGGGTGCGAACCCGTTCCTCGGTGCTGGTCGACATCCTCAATTACAAGAAAGACGGCACAGCGTTTCGCAACGCGGTGCTGGTGACGCCGCTGTTCGATGGCAACGGCGAACTGAACTGGTTTCTCGGCAGCCAGGTCGAGCTTGGCAACGAAAGCACCTCGGTGTTCATCGGCCGCCGGGAAAAGGCCGTCATTGCCGTGAATAGCCTTCCTCCGCGCCAACGCCAGGTGCTGGAACTGATCGCCAAGGGACTGCTCAACAAGCAGATCGCTTGGGAACTGAAGATCAGCGAGAAAACGGTGAAAATGCACCGCGCCCTGCTGATGGAGCGGCTCGGCGTTCCGACCAGCGCCGATCTCATCCGTTTGGCGGTTGAAGCCGGCCTGTAA
- a CDS encoding outer membrane protein — MRKYLLAAAAAAAITTPAMARDRAGYVGVDLGAMIVEDVAIDVTNAAGIAFNDYAIGNHDYGYDIGVNAGYDFGALRAEAEVAYKRARHDNYNLNGTIVDADGRTTSLSVMGNLLLDFGADDSWQGFVGGGAGYARTRVNLSTAALSSRSLKDSGFAWQLLAGVRYPVSDNIDFGLKYRFFNHDLEDTLTFAPVAAVTGDARSRLRTHSLMASLSFNLGGVAPPPPPPPPPPPPPPPPPPPPTQTCPDGSVILATDACPVPPPPPPPPPVAPVRG; from the coding sequence ATGCGCAAATACCTACTGGCCGCCGCCGCAGCGGCCGCCATCACTACGCCAGCGATGGCCCGCGACCGTGCGGGCTACGTCGGCGTCGACCTGGGTGCGATGATCGTCGAAGACGTTGCCATTGACGTCACCAATGCGGCTGGCATCGCCTTCAACGATTATGCCATCGGCAACCACGACTACGGCTACGACATCGGCGTCAACGCCGGCTACGACTTCGGTGCCCTGCGCGCCGAGGCCGAAGTGGCCTACAAGCGTGCCCGTCACGACAACTACAACCTGAACGGCACGATCGTCGATGCCGACGGCCGCACGACGTCGCTGTCGGTCATGGGCAACCTGCTCCTCGACTTCGGTGCCGATGACAGCTGGCAGGGCTTTGTCGGCGGTGGCGCCGGCTATGCCCGCACCCGCGTCAATCTGTCGACCGCCGCGCTGAGCTCGCGCAGCCTCAAGGACAGCGGATTCGCGTGGCAGCTTCTCGCCGGCGTTCGCTATCCCGTCAGCGACAACATCGATTTCGGCCTGAAGTATCGCTTCTTCAACCACGATCTCGAAGACACCCTGACCTTCGCTCCGGTTGCCGCGGTGACCGGCGATGCGCGTTCGCGCCTGCGCACGCACTCGCTGATGGCCAGCCTGTCGTTCAACCTGGGTGGCGTGGCCCCGCCGCCGCCGCCGCCGCCGCCGCCGCCGCCGCCGCCGCCTCCCCCGCCGCCCCCGCCGACGCAGACTTGCCCGGATGGTTCGGTGATCCTGGCGACCGACGCGTGCCCGGTGCCGCCGCCGCCGCCGCCGCCGCCGCCGGTTGCTCCGGTCCGCGGTTAA
- a CDS encoding L,D-transpeptidase family protein, translating into MNKLLLSTTILALLAVPGAAEARKKPKTPPPAPVVARVAPTDPVELYYFQRGDAPIWLRSDATRAAAAQLSLILRRAPIDGFAAGPALAADVDAALAAAVPGNAAAARAAELRLSKAWVSYVQYLRAPPKGMVYGYEMLAPHSRPDQILLTTAASPDLGTALTRLSDVNPIYRSLRDAALASGLTTATPELLSNLERARVLPATGRFALVDAGNATLTMYENGQAVDRMKVVVGTPDTPTPMIASIVHYAYLNPYWEVPPALTKRIIAPGVLRGGDAYLKRNGYEVMTNWTNEATVVPASEVNWAALAKDPGLVRVRQRPGPLNSLAGMKIPFPSGQDIFLHDTLDKSKFAKTDRHLSNGCVRLEDAQRFYRWLHGNTPAPQTKEADVLVKLPQGVPIYLTYITQEADASGKLASRGDPYGWDGRPDRQLAAATYTSPTRGAP; encoded by the coding sequence GTGAACAAGCTCCTTCTTTCGACCACTATTCTGGCGCTTCTCGCCGTGCCTGGTGCTGCCGAAGCCCGCAAGAAGCCCAAGACCCCGCCGCCCGCCCCCGTGGTTGCGCGGGTTGCGCCGACCGATCCGGTCGAGCTCTACTACTTCCAGCGCGGGGACGCGCCGATCTGGCTGCGCAGCGACGCCACGCGGGCCGCTGCAGCGCAATTGTCTTTAATTCTCCGCCGCGCGCCGATCGACGGCTTCGCGGCAGGCCCGGCGCTCGCCGCCGATGTCGATGCAGCGCTTGCCGCGGCAGTCCCCGGCAATGCCGCGGCGGCGCGCGCGGCCGAATTGCGGCTGAGCAAGGCGTGGGTCTCCTACGTCCAGTATCTGCGCGCTCCGCCCAAGGGCATGGTCTACGGCTACGAAATGCTGGCGCCGCACAGCCGGCCCGACCAGATCCTGCTGACGACCGCCGCTTCGCCGGACCTCGGTACCGCGCTGACCCGCCTGTCGGACGTTAACCCGATCTATCGCTCGCTCCGCGATGCGGCACTGGCCAGCGGCCTGACCACGGCGACGCCGGAACTGCTCTCAAACCTCGAGCGCGCGCGCGTTCTCCCGGCGACCGGGCGTTTTGCGCTGGTCGATGCCGGCAATGCCACACTCACCATGTACGAGAACGGCCAGGCGGTGGACCGCATGAAGGTCGTTGTGGGAACGCCCGACACGCCGACCCCGATGATCGCCAGCATCGTCCACTACGCCTATCTCAATCCATATTGGGAAGTGCCGCCGGCGCTGACCAAGCGGATCATCGCACCCGGCGTGCTGCGGGGCGGCGACGCCTATCTCAAGCGCAACGGCTATGAGGTGATGACCAACTGGACCAACGAAGCGACCGTGGTTCCGGCCAGCGAGGTCAATTGGGCCGCACTCGCCAAGGATCCGGGCCTCGTTCGCGTGCGCCAGCGTCCGGGCCCGCTCAACAGCCTTGCCGGCATGAAGATTCCCTTCCCGAGCGGGCAGGACATCTTCCTCCACGATACGCTCGACAAGTCGAAGTTCGCCAAGACCGATCGTCACCTGTCGAACGGCTGCGTCCGGCTTGAGGATGCGCAGCGCTTCTACCGCTGGCTGCACGGCAACACGCCGGCGCCCCAGACCAAGGAAGCCGACGTGCTCGTCAAGCTTCCGCAGGGCGTGCCGATCTACCTGACCTACATCACGCAGGAAGCCGACGCGTCGGGCAAGCTCGCCTCGCGCGGCGATCCCTACGGCTGGGATGGCCGCCCGGACCGTCAGCTGGCCGCGGCGACCTACACCAGCCCGACTCGCGGCGCGCCATAA
- a CDS encoding response regulator encodes MSTGRSILVVEDEPLIAMMLEDFLETLGHTIHASCDNVADAMDACQQGGFDVAILDVNLKGEQVWPVAEQLSERGIPFVIASGGHVEPPPANFADAPLLEKPYTIDRIGPVLEQATG; translated from the coding sequence GTGAGCACGGGGCGTTCCATTCTCGTCGTCGAAGACGAACCGCTGATTGCGATGATGCTCGAGGATTTTCTCGAAACCCTCGGTCACACCATTCATGCCAGCTGCGACAACGTCGCCGACGCGATGGATGCCTGCCAGCAGGGCGGGTTCGATGTCGCCATCCTCGACGTCAATCTCAAGGGCGAACAGGTCTGGCCTGTTGCCGAACAATTGAGCGAACGCGGCATTCCCTTTGTGATCGCCAGCGGCGGCCATGTCGAACCCCCGCCAGCTAATTTCGCCGACGCGCCGTTGCTTGAAAAGCCCTACACTATCGATCGGATTGGCCCGGTCCTCGAACAGGCTACTGGCTGA